A section of the Ruania halotolerans genome encodes:
- a CDS encoding ABC-F family ATP-binding cassette domain-containing protein, with product MAHLLGAEALHLDFPTKTVFDSVSLGINEGDRIGIVGRNGDGKSSLMAMLAGRLQPDSGRVTVRGGVTIGVLDQADTLDHDDIVSHAVVGDGPDHEWARDAKVRDVVHGLLSDVPWEGRLGTLSGGQRRRVALARLLAGDHDVLALDEPTNHLDVEAITWLAEHLKRRWAATSGGLMVVTHDRWFLDEVCTLTWEVHDRIVEPFEGGYAAYILQRVERDRQAATIEAKRQNLARKELAWLRRGAPARTAKPKFRIEAANALIEDVPEIRDATTLQSLAVSRLGKDVVDILDVGVSYGDHEVLADVLWRIAPGERTGILGVNGAGKSTLLGLISGTITPSSGRVKRGKTVKVATLSQRMDELDEHMNSPVRTVIAGLRSSYTIGSGSKATDLTPGQLLEQMGFSNAQLSTPVKDLSGGQQRRLQLLLILLDQPNVLILDEPTNDLDTDVLAAMEDLLDSWAGTLIVVSHDRYFLERVTDQQYGILDRRLRHLPGGVDEYLRLRREQTRTGGPGRITSGGGQGSDNSGASGQDASSLSGAELRAAQKKLVSIERRLGKVDKEIGRRRTAMADHDQADYVGLAKEMEGIRALESEQASLEEEWLELSENLA from the coding sequence ATGGCGCACCTCCTCGGGGCTGAAGCCCTGCACCTCGACTTCCCCACCAAGACCGTCTTCGACTCCGTCTCCCTCGGTATCAACGAAGGCGACCGCATCGGCATCGTCGGCCGCAATGGCGACGGCAAGTCCTCCCTCATGGCAATGCTCGCCGGCCGTCTCCAACCCGACTCCGGGCGGGTCACGGTTCGTGGCGGCGTCACCATCGGCGTGCTTGACCAGGCCGACACCCTCGATCACGACGACATTGTCAGCCATGCCGTCGTCGGGGACGGTCCCGACCATGAGTGGGCGCGTGACGCGAAAGTGCGCGACGTCGTCCACGGGCTCCTCTCGGACGTCCCCTGGGAGGGGCGCCTGGGCACACTCTCCGGTGGGCAGCGCCGTCGGGTCGCGCTGGCACGACTACTCGCCGGCGACCACGACGTTCTCGCACTCGATGAGCCCACCAACCACCTCGACGTCGAGGCGATCACCTGGCTGGCCGAGCATCTGAAGCGCCGCTGGGCCGCCACCTCCGGGGGCCTGATGGTGGTCACGCACGACCGTTGGTTCCTGGACGAGGTGTGCACCCTCACCTGGGAGGTGCACGACCGGATCGTCGAACCCTTCGAAGGTGGGTACGCCGCCTACATCCTGCAGCGGGTCGAGCGGGACCGGCAGGCTGCCACGATCGAGGCGAAGCGGCAGAACCTGGCACGCAAGGAACTCGCCTGGCTGCGCCGCGGCGCCCCCGCACGCACCGCGAAGCCAAAATTCCGGATCGAGGCCGCGAACGCGCTCATCGAAGACGTCCCCGAGATCCGCGACGCCACCACCCTGCAGTCGCTCGCGGTCTCTCGCCTGGGCAAGGACGTGGTGGACATCCTCGACGTGGGCGTCAGCTACGGCGACCACGAAGTCCTCGCCGATGTGCTGTGGCGGATCGCCCCGGGCGAGCGCACCGGGATCCTCGGCGTCAACGGTGCCGGCAAGTCCACGCTGCTCGGGCTCATCTCCGGCACCATCACGCCCAGCAGCGGTCGGGTCAAGCGTGGCAAGACGGTCAAGGTGGCCACGCTCAGCCAGCGGATGGACGAGCTCGACGAGCACATGAATAGCCCGGTACGGACCGTCATCGCCGGACTGCGCAGCAGCTACACCATCGGCTCCGGTTCGAAGGCCACCGACCTCACGCCCGGCCAGCTCCTGGAGCAGATGGGCTTCTCCAACGCGCAGCTGTCCACCCCGGTCAAGGACCTCTCCGGTGGGCAGCAGCGCCGGCTGCAGTTGCTGCTGATCCTGCTCGACCAACCGAACGTGCTGATCCTGGACGAGCCGACGAACGACCTCGATACCGATGTCCTCGCCGCGATGGAGGATCTGCTCGACTCCTGGGCAGGCACCCTGATCGTGGTCTCCCACGACCGGTACTTCCTGGAGCGCGTGACCGACCAGCAGTACGGCATCCTGGACCGGCGGCTACGGCACCTGCCCGGCGGGGTGGACGAGTACCTGCGGCTGCGCCGAGAGCAGACCCGCACCGGCGGTCCCGGACGGATCACCAGCGGCGGAGGCCAGGGCTCGGACAACTCCGGTGCGTCGGGCCAGGACGCGAGCAGTCTGTCCGGCGCCGAGCTCCGGGCAGCACAGAAGAAGCTCGTCTCGATCGAGCGCAGGCTCGGCAAAGTTGACAAAGAGATCGGCCGACGGCGCACGGCCATGGCCGACCACGACCAGGCGGACTATGTAGGACTTGCCAAGGAGATGGAGGGCATCCGCGCGCTGGAAAGCGAGCAGGCTTCTCTCGAGGAGGAGTGGCTCGAGCTGAGCGAGAACCTCGCCTGA
- a CDS encoding alpha/beta fold hydrolase produces the protein MNIILLPGLWLPRAIWDETAAELRVLGHEPITPILPGVDDGVATVSLDDQVAAVLDAVDAALDPVVVGHSAAASLAWIAADRRPEHVARVVLIGGFPATHGSAYADFFPLADGVMPFPGWQPFEGPDAADLDDAARARIAQIAVAVPGAVAQGEVSLTDERRFDVPVTEVCPEFSPEEFRGWIEAGDIPELARVRHLDAVEIASGHWPMVTKPTELAALLAR, from the coding sequence ATGAACATCATTCTCCTGCCAGGGCTATGGCTCCCGCGCGCGATCTGGGACGAGACCGCTGCTGAGCTGCGAGTGCTCGGACACGAGCCGATCACCCCGATTCTGCCGGGGGTGGACGACGGGGTCGCGACGGTCAGCCTGGACGATCAGGTGGCGGCTGTGCTTGACGCTGTGGACGCCGCGCTTGACCCTGTGGTGGTGGGGCACTCGGCGGCTGCGTCACTGGCGTGGATCGCCGCGGACCGACGCCCCGAGCACGTGGCGCGGGTGGTCCTGATCGGTGGGTTCCCGGCAACGCACGGCTCGGCCTACGCGGACTTCTTCCCGCTCGCTGATGGGGTGATGCCGTTTCCAGGGTGGCAGCCGTTCGAAGGGCCCGACGCCGCCGATCTCGACGACGCGGCCAGGGCACGCATCGCGCAGATCGCCGTGGCGGTTCCCGGTGCGGTGGCCCAGGGCGAGGTCTCGCTCACGGACGAGCGCCGGTTCGACGTGCCCGTGACCGAGGTCTGCCCGGAGTTCTCCCCAGAGGAGTTCCGTGGCTGGATCGAGGCGGGGGATATTCCCGAGCTGGCGCGGGTCCGTCACCTGGACGCTGTGGAGATCGCCTCTGGGCATTGGCCGATGGTGACCAAGCCGACGGAGCTGGCGGCGTTGTTGGCGCGTTGA
- a CDS encoding MarR family winged helix-turn-helix transcriptional regulator yields MPAVDEVDRIVEAWARERPDLDVAPLRIFSRISRLSRLLDLARRAAFSRHGLEVWEFDVLSALRRSGPPYELTPGNLIAQTLVSSGTMTNRIDRLVMHELVRRTADEVDRRVVRVRLTERGRDVVDAAMEDLLRREAELLDALDAGEDEHLARTLRELLTRVEI; encoded by the coding sequence ATGCCCGCGGTGGATGAAGTCGACCGAATCGTCGAGGCCTGGGCCCGCGAACGTCCCGACCTCGACGTGGCTCCGCTGCGCATCTTTTCGCGCATCTCACGACTCTCCCGGCTCCTCGACCTGGCCCGACGGGCGGCGTTCAGCCGGCACGGCCTCGAAGTCTGGGAATTCGACGTGCTTTCAGCCCTGCGACGATCCGGACCGCCGTACGAACTGACTCCCGGAAACTTGATCGCACAGACGCTGGTCTCCTCCGGAACGATGACGAACCGGATCGACCGTCTGGTGATGCACGAACTCGTCCGGCGCACTGCGGACGAGGTGGACCGCCGCGTTGTGCGCGTGCGGCTCACCGAACGTGGGCGCGATGTGGTGGATGCTGCGATGGAAGATCTGCTCCGCCGCGAAGCCGAACTTCTCGACGCCCTCGATGCTGGTGAGGATGAGCACCTGGCTCGAACACTGCGTGAACTGCTCACGCGAGTCGAGATCTGA
- a CDS encoding TetR/AcrR family transcriptional regulator, producing the protein MTGHQRREQLLEVSRALFAEKGFDGTSVEEIAIRAEVSKPVVYEHFGGKEGVYAVVVDREVAFLLAALTDSLKEGGHPRVTVERTALALLDYIETHTDGFRILVRDSPVAQATGTFSSLIGDVATQVEEVLTPQFARQGFDPATAPMYAQMLVGMIALTGQWWLETRSPEKHEVAAHLVNLAWNGLHALEHDPRLTRAAVRTHARERRAQPGS; encoded by the coding sequence ATGACGGGTCACCAGCGCCGTGAACAGCTGCTCGAGGTCTCCCGTGCGTTGTTTGCCGAGAAGGGGTTCGATGGCACCAGCGTGGAAGAGATCGCCATCCGCGCCGAAGTGTCCAAGCCGGTCGTGTACGAGCATTTCGGCGGCAAGGAGGGTGTCTACGCCGTGGTCGTGGACCGCGAGGTGGCGTTCCTGCTCGCCGCACTCACCGACTCCCTCAAGGAGGGTGGGCACCCTCGGGTCACCGTCGAACGAACCGCATTGGCCCTGCTCGACTACATCGAGACTCACACGGACGGGTTCCGCATTCTCGTCCGCGACTCCCCCGTGGCTCAGGCGACCGGCACCTTCTCCTCACTCATCGGCGACGTCGCGACCCAGGTCGAGGAGGTCCTCACCCCGCAGTTCGCACGTCAGGGATTCGATCCAGCCACTGCGCCGATGTACGCCCAGATGCTCGTCGGGATGATTGCGCTCACCGGTCAATGGTGGCTGGAGACCCGCTCCCCCGAGAAACACGAGGTGGCCGCCCACTTGGTGAACCTGGCTTGGAACGGCCTCCATGCTCTGGAACATGACCCACGGCTCACCCGCGCCGCCGTGCGCACCCACGCTCGGGAACGTCGCGCGCAACCTGGCTCCTGA
- a CDS encoding HNH endonuclease, translating to MTSTASGSVFSASAGSAVLAAVRQNRMAARAVDVECAELVVEWVREHAIAADDLNSADHNRADHNRADDNRADDNRAGFGAAGYDGAAGHDGGAGATGVFDPEEEPGLPEAGLPGTAVPMRLAGPGAPLVSDLGFTGLAAALGQSNEAALYYVGSVVELAYRLPVLWGRVRAGQISLHRARAVARLTKKLPAPGAGWVDAQVAWTIGTCSTSQIERTVAAAMESFDPAQAEADRLAALEGRRFDIHLDEVATPGVAGSGAIVHVDGALDIADALDLDAAVRDRARALAGIFPETSENVRRSLAVGDLARGQGTLPLTTTGTDTSPTPPVPGGGTGRTVMLYLHLPADALNPGNAERRDYAAGSVFSTGTIGRCENTKSPVTTEQVRTWCQTAGRVIVRPVIDLNAHYSASTYEANPRLREQITLRDSHCRFPYCQRTARAADQDHTIPYDQGGRTSTANLTALCRRHHRAKTHAGWSYLMITPGTYLWTDPDHVQYLVTTTGTHLIPRPGRAKDSSEGKTDRPPGQRPGSPFGVLDPHVARVRERAVTAMKRTAAATPPPRSRTSSHHQGDPSSAASPPPEANPAPNANPPPF from the coding sequence ATGACTTCGACAGCCAGCGGTTCGGTGTTCTCGGCTTCGGCCGGGAGTGCGGTGTTGGCTGCTGTGCGGCAGAACCGGATGGCGGCCCGGGCGGTGGATGTCGAGTGTGCTGAGTTGGTTGTGGAGTGGGTGCGTGAGCACGCCATTGCTGCCGATGACCTCAACTCTGCTGACCACAACCGTGCTGACCACAACCGTGCTGACGACAACCGTGCTGACGACAACCGTGCTGGTTTCGGCGCTGCAGGCTACGACGGCGCTGCTGGCCACGACGGCGGAGCTGGCGCGACAGGGGTGTTCGATCCGGAGGAGGAGCCGGGGCTTCCGGAGGCTGGTTTGCCTGGCACGGCGGTGCCGATGCGGCTGGCCGGTCCGGGTGCCCCTCTGGTTTCTGATCTGGGGTTCACCGGGTTAGCGGCCGCGCTCGGGCAATCCAACGAAGCCGCGTTGTACTACGTGGGTTCGGTTGTGGAGTTGGCGTACCGGTTGCCGGTGTTGTGGGGCCGGGTGCGGGCCGGGCAGATCAGTCTCCACCGCGCCCGGGCAGTGGCCCGGTTGACGAAGAAGCTCCCCGCACCCGGTGCTGGGTGGGTCGATGCTCAGGTGGCCTGGACCATCGGCACCTGCAGCACCAGTCAGATTGAACGCACCGTGGCCGCTGCGATGGAGTCTTTCGACCCCGCACAGGCAGAAGCCGATCGCCTGGCAGCGTTGGAGGGGCGCCGGTTCGATATCCACCTCGACGAGGTCGCCACTCCGGGTGTGGCGGGCTCGGGGGCGATCGTGCACGTTGATGGGGCCCTGGACATCGCTGATGCCCTCGACCTCGACGCAGCGGTCCGAGATCGCGCCCGGGCCCTCGCCGGGATCTTCCCTGAGACCAGTGAGAATGTGCGCCGCTCCCTCGCTGTGGGTGACCTCGCCCGCGGACAAGGCACCCTCCCCCTGACAACCACCGGCACCGACACCAGCCCCACCCCGCCAGTGCCGGGCGGGGGCACTGGTCGCACGGTGATGCTCTACCTCCACCTGCCCGCCGACGCCCTCAACCCCGGCAATGCTGAGAGGCGAGATTACGCCGCGGGCAGTGTGTTCAGCACCGGGACCATCGGACGGTGTGAGAACACCAAATCCCCAGTCACCACCGAGCAGGTCCGCACCTGGTGCCAAACGGCCGGGCGGGTGATCGTGCGACCAGTGATCGATCTGAACGCCCACTACAGCGCCAGCACCTATGAAGCCAACCCACGACTACGCGAACAGATCACCCTGCGCGATAGTCACTGCCGCTTCCCGTACTGCCAGCGCACCGCCCGCGCAGCTGATCAGGACCACACCATCCCCTACGACCAGGGTGGGCGCACCAGTACCGCCAATCTGACCGCGCTATGCCGCCGTCACCATCGAGCGAAAACCCATGCGGGCTGGTCCTACCTGATGATCACCCCCGGCACCTACCTCTGGACAGACCCCGACCACGTTCAGTACTTGGTCACCACCACCGGCACCCACCTGATCCCCCGACCAGGCCGCGCGAAGGACTCCTCTGAGGGAAAGACAGATCGACCGCCCGGCCAGCGCCCGGGCAGCCCATTCGGCGTGCTCGACCCGCACGTGGCCAGAGTGCGCGAACGCGCCGTCACCGCCATGAAACGCACCGCCGCAGCAACGCCACCGCCCCGATCCCGCACAAGCTCACACCATCAGGGCGACCCGAGCAGCGCTGCCAGCCCGCCACCAGAAGCAAACCCTGCACCAAACGCCAACCCACCACCCTTCTGA
- the glmU gene encoding bifunctional UDP-N-acetylglucosamine diphosphorylase/glucosamine-1-phosphate N-acetyltransferase GlmU encodes MSLTPPAAVIVLAAGQGTRMKSATPKVLHRIAGRSLLGHVLHSARGVDPERIAVVVRHERDAVAAHAVELEPKAIIADQDAVPGTGRAVECGLAALDDAVQSSALAERDERSPLQPIDAGLSGPIVILAGDVPLLDAGTLAALVESHSVDQNAITVLTTILEDPTGYGRVVRDADGQVAKIVEHRDASPDELAIKEMNSGVYVMDSEALRSALARVDRENDQGEVYLTDVIALVRADGQAVRAVVTEDPMLVEGVNDRVQLATLGAELNRRIVTEWMRAGVTVVDPSTTWIDGDVQLSPDVTILPGTQLHGATTVATGATIGPDTTLTDVEIGENATVIRTHGSGSRIGKGATVGPFTYLRPGLDLGERGKLGAFVEVKNSEIGAGSKVPHLSYIGDATIGEETNIGAASVTVNYDGVNKHRTVIGSHARTGADNMFVAPVRVGDGAYTGAGTVVRRDVPAGALGVTTGNQRNIEGWTTSRRPGTAAAEAATRATEQPLSPQAQAEARRRQRESAPGDDPTAS; translated from the coding sequence GTGAGTCTGACGCCCCCCGCTGCCGTGATCGTTCTCGCCGCAGGCCAGGGCACCCGGATGAAGTCCGCGACGCCCAAGGTCCTCCACCGCATTGCCGGGCGCTCGCTGCTTGGCCATGTGCTCCACTCGGCCCGAGGCGTCGATCCCGAGCGGATCGCGGTGGTGGTACGCCACGAGCGGGACGCCGTGGCAGCGCACGCCGTCGAGCTCGAACCGAAGGCGATCATCGCCGACCAAGACGCCGTCCCTGGCACCGGTCGCGCCGTCGAGTGTGGCCTCGCCGCGCTCGATGATGCCGTCCAGTCCTCCGCCCTGGCTGAACGGGACGAGCGCTCACCTCTGCAGCCGATCGACGCCGGGCTCTCGGGGCCCATCGTGATCCTCGCCGGGGATGTGCCGCTGCTCGACGCCGGCACCCTGGCTGCGCTCGTGGAGTCCCACAGTGTTGACCAGAACGCCATCACCGTGTTGACCACGATCCTCGAGGACCCCACTGGTTACGGCAGGGTAGTGCGTGATGCTGACGGCCAGGTCGCCAAGATCGTCGAGCACCGGGACGCTTCGCCCGATGAGCTCGCGATCAAGGAGATGAACTCCGGCGTGTACGTGATGGACTCCGAGGCGCTGCGCTCCGCACTTGCGCGCGTAGATCGGGAGAATGACCAGGGCGAGGTGTATCTCACTGATGTGATCGCATTGGTGCGCGCTGACGGCCAAGCAGTGCGGGCCGTGGTCACGGAAGACCCGATGCTCGTGGAGGGTGTCAATGACCGCGTGCAGCTCGCCACCCTCGGCGCGGAACTGAACCGGCGGATCGTCACCGAGTGGATGCGTGCCGGAGTGACCGTGGTGGATCCGTCGACCACTTGGATCGACGGCGATGTGCAGCTCTCCCCGGACGTCACGATTCTGCCCGGTACTCAGTTGCACGGTGCTACCACCGTGGCCACCGGTGCCACGATCGGCCCGGACACCACCCTCACCGACGTCGAGATCGGCGAGAACGCCACCGTCATCCGCACCCATGGCTCCGGTTCACGAATCGGCAAGGGCGCCACAGTCGGTCCGTTCACCTACCTGCGGCCGGGCCTCGACCTCGGCGAACGCGGCAAGCTCGGCGCCTTCGTCGAAGTGAAGAACTCCGAGATCGGCGCCGGGAGCAAAGTCCCGCATCTGTCCTACATCGGCGACGCCACCATCGGCGAGGAGACGAACATCGGTGCCGCGAGCGTCACCGTGAACTACGACGGTGTGAACAAGCACCGCACGGTGATCGGCTCGCACGCTCGCACCGGCGCGGACAACATGTTCGTGGCACCCGTGCGCGTCGGTGACGGTGCCTACACAGGGGCAGGCACCGTCGTCAGGCGGGACGTACCGGCCGGGGCCCTCGGCGTGACGACCGGTAACCAGCGCAACATTGAAGGCTGGACCACCAGCCGCCGTCCGGGCACTGCTGCGGCCGAGGCAGCCACACGCGCCACGGAACAGCCCCTCTCTCCACAGGCTCAGGCAGAGGCCAGGCGTCGCCAGCGCGAGAGCGCCCCGGGTGACGACCCGACTGCTTCCTGA
- a CDS encoding ribose-phosphate diphosphokinase produces the protein MTGITSHGEKRLVLVSGRAHPELAQAVADELGIEVVPTTLYDFANGEIYVRFAESVRGADAFVLQSHTAPINEWIMEQLLMTDALKRASVQQVTAVMPFYGYARQDKKHRGREPISARLMADMFATAGADRLMSVDLHAAQTQGFFNGPVDHLWAMPILTDYVRTRVELGNAAVVSPDAGRIRVAEQWAAKLGGVPLAFVHKTRDITRPNQAVANRVVGDVEGRDCVLVDDLIDTGGTIAEATKVLMGAGARSVIVAATHGVLSDPAVRRLTESGAREVVITDTLPISADKRFEQLTVLSIAPLLARAIREVFDDGSVTSLFDGNS, from the coding sequence ATGACCGGCATCACGAGCCATGGCGAGAAGCGACTCGTACTCGTCTCCGGGCGCGCCCACCCCGAGCTTGCCCAAGCGGTCGCGGACGAACTCGGCATTGAGGTGGTTCCCACCACCCTCTATGACTTCGCCAACGGTGAGATCTATGTGCGCTTCGCCGAGAGCGTGCGCGGCGCCGATGCCTTCGTACTGCAGTCGCACACCGCTCCGATCAATGAGTGGATCATGGAACAGCTGCTGATGACCGACGCGCTCAAGCGCGCGTCCGTGCAGCAGGTGACGGCGGTCATGCCCTTCTACGGATATGCCCGGCAGGACAAGAAGCACCGTGGCCGCGAACCCATCTCCGCACGCCTGATGGCCGATATGTTCGCCACGGCCGGCGCCGACCGGCTGATGAGCGTGGATCTGCACGCTGCGCAGACGCAGGGGTTCTTCAACGGCCCGGTGGACCACCTGTGGGCGATGCCGATCCTCACCGACTATGTGCGCACCCGCGTGGAACTGGGCAACGCCGCCGTCGTCTCCCCGGATGCCGGCCGGATTCGCGTGGCCGAGCAGTGGGCGGCCAAGCTCGGCGGGGTCCCCCTGGCCTTCGTGCACAAGACGCGCGACATCACCCGCCCCAACCAGGCTGTCGCGAACCGTGTGGTGGGGGATGTGGAGGGCCGCGACTGCGTGCTCGTGGATGACCTCATCGACACCGGCGGCACGATCGCCGAGGCCACCAAGGTGCTGATGGGAGCGGGCGCCCGGAGTGTGATCGTCGCAGCCACTCACGGAGTGCTCTCCGACCCGGCCGTACGCCGCCTCACGGAATCCGGCGCCCGTGAAGTGGTCATCACCGATACCCTGCCGATCTCCGCGGACAAGCGGTTCGAGCAGCTCACTGTGCTTTCCATTGCCCCGCTGCTGGCACGCGCCATCCGCGAGGTCTTCGACGACGGATCGGTCACCAGCCTCTTCGACGGCAACTCCTGA
- a CDS encoding 50S ribosomal protein L25/general stress protein Ctc: MATNENRLTATTRTEFGKGAARRTRRDGLVPAVLYGHGTDPVHLALPTHDTWLVLKDNPNALLTLDIDGSSELALARDIQRDPVKWTLEHIDLILVRKGEKVVVDVSVHVLGESAPQTSHTLELASVSLEAEATHLPEYIEVSIEGLEDGEIIRAGELTLPEGSTLETDPETPVVVIYTPRAEPTEDEESEETEGAEASGGGESSDSASSEES; this comes from the coding sequence ATGGCTACCAACGAAAACCGCCTCACGGCGACCACCCGCACCGAGTTCGGCAAGGGCGCGGCACGCCGCACCCGCCGCGACGGATTGGTACCCGCAGTCCTGTACGGGCACGGCACCGACCCGGTCCACCTGGCCTTGCCCACACACGACACGTGGCTCGTGCTCAAGGACAACCCGAACGCGTTGCTCACCCTCGACATCGACGGCTCCAGTGAACTGGCCCTGGCGCGCGACATCCAGCGCGACCCGGTGAAGTGGACCCTCGAGCACATCGACCTGATCCTCGTCCGCAAGGGCGAGAAGGTCGTCGTCGACGTGTCCGTGCACGTGCTGGGTGAGTCCGCCCCGCAGACGAGCCACACGCTCGAACTCGCGTCGGTGAGCCTGGAGGCAGAGGCCACCCACCTGCCCGAGTACATCGAGGTGTCCATCGAGGGCCTCGAGGACGGCGAGATCATCCGCGCCGGTGAGCTCACGCTGCCCGAGGGCAGCACACTGGAGACGGACCCGGAGACCCCGGTGGTCGTCATCTACACCCCGCGCGCAGAGCCCACTGAGGACGAGGAGTCCGAGGAGACTGAGGGTGCGGAGGCCAGCGGTGGCGGCGAGTCCAGCGACTCCGCCTCCTCCGAGGAGTCCTGA
- the pth gene encoding aminoacyl-tRNA hydrolase — MSADLWLVVGLGNPGPTYAGNRHNVGQMVLDTLARDIPGSFGTHKSRATVLDGRLGTSPSGAPGPRVILAKPMSYMNLSGKPVAALLQFYGIAPERLIVVHDELDLPLSTLRLKQGGGEGGHNGLKSISQAIGTRDYLRLRVGVGRPPGRMDAAEYVLRDFASAERDEVALTLVDAADAVTDLITEGLMKAQTRWHAARS; from the coding sequence ATGAGTGCCGATCTGTGGCTGGTGGTGGGCCTGGGCAACCCTGGGCCCACCTATGCCGGCAACCGGCACAACGTCGGGCAGATGGTGCTCGACACACTCGCCCGGGATATCCCGGGCAGCTTCGGCACGCACAAGTCCCGAGCCACCGTCTTGGACGGCAGGCTCGGGACTTCGCCGTCCGGGGCGCCGGGCCCTCGGGTGATTCTCGCGAAGCCGATGAGTTACATGAATCTGTCCGGTAAGCCCGTGGCCGCGCTGCTGCAGTTCTATGGGATCGCGCCCGAGCGGTTGATCGTCGTCCACGACGAGCTGGATCTGCCGCTGTCTACATTGCGGCTCAAACAGGGTGGCGGTGAGGGCGGGCATAACGGCCTGAAGTCCATCTCGCAGGCCATCGGCACTCGCGACTACCTCCGGCTCCGGGTGGGGGTCGGCCGACCGCCCGGCCGGATGGACGCCGCCGAGTATGTGTTGCGGGACTTCGCCTCCGCTGAGCGGGACGAGGTTGCCCTCACTCTCGTGGACGCCGCCGACGCCGTCACCGATCTGATTACTGAGGGCCTGATGAAAGCTCAGACTCGTTGGCACGCCGCGCGCAGTTGA